Proteins encoded by one window of Paraburkholderia terrae:
- a CDS encoding LysR substrate-binding domain-containing protein has product MPALNALKAFEVAGRTGSFTRAAELLNVTQSAVSRQVRQLEEQLGETLLQRRHHHLDLTASGRVLLQALQHSFDKIEWTVRSIQEKTHLNRLRVNAPPTFASRWFLPRLGRLHTEHPELELSLSTRLEDNLAESSVLDCAIRFGNGEWEGFDNLLLMNERHIAVCSPALLARQAGNEVIDLNQFTLLHVLAGDNQRYLTWQHWLKAAGIEGVDTSGGFEFDLLDHAIRAAVDGLGITIADRHMIAHELANGQLVQMLNVHVDGHQSYWLVTRPEQGDLPHVTVFRDWLRQEVWLTQRSVETSAAARVPLISGH; this is encoded by the coding sequence ATGCCAGCGCTCAATGCGCTCAAAGCCTTCGAAGTCGCCGGGCGCACGGGCAGCTTCACGCGCGCGGCGGAATTGCTCAACGTCACCCAAAGCGCGGTGAGCCGCCAGGTGCGGCAACTCGAAGAGCAACTCGGCGAAACGCTATTGCAGCGCAGGCATCATCATCTGGATCTCACGGCATCGGGCCGCGTGCTGCTTCAGGCGTTGCAGCATTCGTTCGACAAGATCGAATGGACCGTGCGCTCGATTCAGGAAAAGACGCATCTGAATCGTTTGCGGGTCAATGCGCCGCCGACTTTCGCGAGCCGCTGGTTTCTGCCGCGCCTCGGGCGCTTGCATACCGAGCACCCCGAACTGGAATTGAGCCTGTCGACGCGGCTAGAGGACAATCTTGCCGAGTCGAGCGTGCTTGATTGCGCGATCCGCTTCGGCAATGGCGAATGGGAAGGATTCGACAATCTGCTGCTGATGAATGAACGGCATATCGCCGTGTGCTCGCCCGCGTTGCTCGCGCGCCAGGCGGGTAATGAAGTCATCGATCTCAATCAATTCACTTTGCTGCATGTTTTAGCGGGCGACAACCAGCGTTATCTGACCTGGCAGCATTGGCTGAAGGCGGCGGGCATCGAAGGCGTGGATACGTCGGGCGGTTTCGAATTCGATCTGCTCGATCACGCGATACGCGCCGCCGTCGACGGCCTCGGCATCACGATCGCCGATCGTCATATGATTGCGCACGAGCTCGCTAATGGACAACTCGTACAGATGCTGAACGTGCATGTCGACGGACACCAGTCATATTGGCTCGTGACGCGTCCCGAACAGGGCGACCTGCCGCATGTGACGGTGTTTCGCGACTGGCTGCGACAGGAAGTGTGGCTGACGCAGCGCAGCGTCGAAACATCGGCGGCTGCACGGGTGCCTTTGATCAGCGGCCATTGA
- a CDS encoding inorganic phosphate transporter, whose protein sequence is MPELSYPQTGTASAKNRNLGLAVFVIALVAGAIYCAFQLVGDLESVRTGSIVAYLLLGVALLIALGFEFVNGFHDTANAVATVIYTHSLSPNVAVVWSGTWNFLGVLTSSGAVAFGILQLLPVELILQVGSSAGFAMVFALLIAAIIWNLGTWWFGLPSSSSHTLIGSIIGVGLMNQLLHGADGTSGVDWGQAAGVGKSLLFSPLIGFLLAGLLLLVLKALVRVPALYAEPKGKAPPPFWIRGLLILTCTGVSFAHGSNDGQKGMGLIMLILIGTVPTAYALNKAVTANETQTFLAVSQQASAALGKYATPGVPPVVAPRSEVENYVRTRQLAPATVPALQKLMEQIGQQVSSSGTMANVPQDKVDNVRNNMYVASEAIRLMEKAKQPAFAADDAKAIDNFKKQMDHATKFIPTWVKVAVAIALGLGTMVGWKRIVVTVGEKIGKQHLTYGQGASAELVAMVTIGAADMYGLPVSTTHVLSSGVAGTMAANGSGLQWGTVRSLVLAWVLTLPASIALSGGLYWLFRHLF, encoded by the coding sequence ATGCCGGAACTCTCATATCCGCAGACAGGCACCGCGAGTGCCAAAAACCGCAACTTAGGACTCGCCGTCTTTGTGATTGCGCTGGTCGCTGGCGCGATCTACTGCGCGTTTCAGCTGGTCGGCGACCTCGAATCCGTTCGCACCGGATCGATCGTCGCTTATCTGCTGCTAGGCGTCGCCCTTCTGATCGCGCTCGGCTTCGAGTTCGTCAATGGCTTCCACGACACGGCAAACGCCGTCGCGACGGTGATCTATACGCACTCGCTCTCGCCCAACGTCGCGGTCGTGTGGTCCGGCACGTGGAATTTCCTCGGCGTGCTGACGTCTAGCGGCGCAGTCGCATTCGGCATTCTTCAGTTGCTGCCCGTCGAACTGATTCTGCAAGTGGGCAGCAGCGCAGGCTTTGCGATGGTGTTCGCGCTGCTGATCGCCGCGATAATCTGGAATCTGGGTACGTGGTGGTTCGGCCTGCCGTCGTCGAGCTCGCATACGCTGATCGGCTCGATCATCGGCGTCGGCCTGATGAACCAGCTGCTGCATGGTGCGGACGGCACGAGCGGCGTCGATTGGGGGCAAGCCGCCGGCGTCGGCAAGTCGCTGCTGTTCTCGCCGCTGATCGGCTTCCTGCTCGCGGGCCTTCTGCTGCTGGTCCTCAAGGCGCTCGTGCGCGTGCCCGCGCTGTACGCTGAGCCGAAAGGCAAAGCACCGCCGCCGTTCTGGATTCGCGGGCTGCTGATTCTGACCTGCACGGGTGTGTCGTTCGCGCATGGTTCCAACGACGGCCAGAAAGGCATGGGTCTCATCATGCTGATCCTGATCGGCACCGTGCCGACCGCCTACGCGCTCAACAAGGCAGTCACGGCAAACGAAACGCAGACCTTCCTCGCCGTTTCGCAGCAGGCTTCGGCCGCACTCGGCAAGTACGCGACGCCAGGCGTGCCGCCCGTCGTCGCGCCGCGCAGCGAAGTGGAGAACTACGTGCGCACCCGGCAACTCGCGCCCGCGACGGTGCCCGCGTTGCAAAAGCTGATGGAGCAGATCGGTCAGCAGGTCAGCTCGTCGGGCACGATGGCGAATGTGCCGCAAGATAAGGTCGATAACGTGCGTAACAACATGTACGTCGCCTCGGAAGCGATCCGTCTGATGGAAAAGGCGAAGCAGCCCGCGTTCGCAGCGGACGACGCCAAGGCCATCGATAACTTCAAGAAGCAGATGGACCACGCGACCAAGTTCATTCCGACGTGGGTGAAAGTCGCCGTGGCGATCGCACTGGGTCTCGGCACGATGGTGGGCTGGAAGCGCATCGTCGTGACAGTGGGCGAGAAGATCGGCAAGCAGCATCTGACTTATGGACAGGGCGCATCGGCCGAACTCGTCGCGATGGTCACGATCGGCGCCGCCGACATGTACGGCCTGCCCGTGTCGACGACGCACGTGCTGTCCTCGGGCGTGGCAGGCACGATGGCCGCCAATGGCTCAGGCCTGCAATGGGGCACCGTGCGCAGTCTGGTGCTCGCGTGGGTGCTGACGCTGCCCGCATCGATCGCGCTGTCCGGGGGACTGTACTGGTTGTTCCGTCACCTGTTCTGA
- the ppk2 gene encoding polyphosphate kinase 2, translating into MKESEQELDAESLAARQRRFEEDLVDAYDEELEMEVDDRILDGGEGFTPEARELRKQYFRELFRLQGELVKLQDWIVKTGHRLVVIFEGRDAAGKGGAIKRITQRLNPRVCRVAALPAPNNRERTQWYFQRYVSHLPAGGEMVLFDRSWYNRAGVERVMGFCTDDEYDEFFRSVPEFEKMLVRSGIQIIKYWFSITDEEQEIRFQARIHDPLKQWKLSPMDLESRRRWERYTQAKEVMLQRSHIAEAPWWVVQAVDKKRARLNCIHHLLSQVPYHEIEHPSIVLPERVFHEDYSRHPVPDTMIVPDVF; encoded by the coding sequence ATGAAGGAATCCGAACAGGAACTTGACGCCGAGTCGCTCGCCGCCCGGCAGCGCCGCTTCGAAGAGGACCTCGTCGATGCGTACGACGAGGAACTCGAAATGGAAGTCGACGACCGCATCCTCGACGGCGGCGAAGGCTTCACGCCCGAAGCGCGCGAGTTGCGCAAGCAATATTTCCGCGAGCTGTTCCGTCTGCAAGGCGAACTCGTCAAGCTGCAGGACTGGATCGTCAAGACGGGGCATCGCCTCGTCGTGATCTTCGAAGGCCGCGACGCGGCTGGCAAGGGCGGTGCGATCAAGCGCATCACGCAGCGGCTGAATCCGCGCGTATGCCGGGTCGCGGCGCTGCCCGCGCCGAACAACCGCGAACGCACGCAATGGTACTTCCAGCGCTATGTCAGCCACCTGCCCGCAGGCGGCGAAATGGTGCTGTTCGATCGCAGCTGGTACAACCGCGCGGGCGTCGAGCGCGTGATGGGCTTTTGCACCGACGATGAATACGACGAGTTCTTCCGCTCGGTGCCCGAGTTCGAGAAGATGCTCGTGCGCAGCGGTATTCAGATCATCAAGTACTGGTTCTCGATCACCGACGAAGAGCAGGAAATTCGCTTCCAGGCGCGTATCCACGATCCGCTCAAACAATGGAAGCTCAGCCCGATGGACCTCGAAAGCCGTCGCCGCTGGGAGCGTTATACGCAGGCGAAGGAAGTGATGTTGCAGCGCTCGCATATCGCCGAGGCGCCGTGGTGGGTCGTGCAGGCCGTCGACAAGAAGCGCGCGCGGCTGAACTGCATTCATCATCTGCTGAGCCAGGTGCCGTATCACGAGATCGAACATCCGTCCATCGTGTTGCCGGAACGCGTATTCCATGAGGACTACAGCCGTCATCCCGTGCCGGATACGATGATCGTGCCCGACGTGTTCTGA
- a CDS encoding VOC family protein codes for MNQPESQSHAQEPRFEGLSAVTLATHDMERAVAFYLALGFPLAYGGPFEAFTSFAFGGTYLNVILDTRGPVLWWGRVIVHVSDVDAVYHKALAAGYQPEAAPADASWGERYFHITDPDGHEISIAKRL; via the coding sequence ATGAATCAGCCGGAATCACAGAGCCATGCGCAAGAGCCGCGATTCGAAGGGCTCAGTGCCGTCACGCTCGCCACGCACGACATGGAGCGCGCCGTTGCGTTTTATCTGGCGCTTGGCTTTCCGCTTGCCTACGGCGGACCCTTCGAGGCGTTCACTTCGTTTGCGTTCGGCGGGACCTATCTGAACGTGATTCTCGACACGAGAGGACCAGTGCTATGGTGGGGGCGTGTGATCGTTCACGTGTCCGACGTGGACGCCGTTTATCACAAGGCGCTGGCAGCGGGATACCAGCCCGAGGCCGCACCCGCCGATGCCTCATGGGGCGAACGATACTTTCATATCACCGATCCCGACGGCCACGAGATCAGCATCGCCAAGAGGCTTTGA
- the ggt gene encoding gamma-glutamyltransferase produces MKLIDKAKFSATALAVAGLFTTTAGFLESAPAYAKAPPPQQPVLTASAVAVADKYSADAAEQIFKEGGNAVDAAVAIAFTLAVTYPEAGNIGGGGFMTLFVNGKPYFIDYRERAPLAATRNMFLDDQGNVIKGKSLFGYYAAGVPGTVAGMWEAQHRFGKLKWKQVLAPAIKYARDGFEVDEQLAKRREDAEKDFEGKTNFDTYFGNLKQGVNFKQPDLAAVLTRIANQGAREFYNGKTADLIAASMKGHGLITKRDLQDYRAVWRQPIQASWNGYRVITAPPPSSGGIGLVQLLKMKADLKSDFTNVDLNSPQYIHLISEIEKRVFADRAQYLGDPDFYKVPVAQLTDDAYIAKRAAEVNPNTPSDTKSVQPGLGTSMPEKAETTHFSVVDKWGNAVSNTYTINGYFGSGVVAEGTGIVLNDEMDDFASKPGVPNMFGVVGSDANSIEPKKRPLSSMSPTILTKDGKVSLVIGTPGGSRIFTSIFQVVNNVYDFNMPLKDAVSAMRFHHQLLPPNTIFWEPYAPIEGDLAKQVEAKGYTLKPQDFNGDIQAIKINGEQPEAVSDPRGRGVSRVIP; encoded by the coding sequence TACAGCGCCGATGCTGCCGAGCAGATCTTCAAGGAAGGCGGCAATGCCGTCGACGCGGCTGTCGCCATCGCGTTCACGCTGGCCGTCACCTACCCTGAGGCAGGCAACATCGGCGGTGGCGGCTTCATGACGCTATTCGTGAACGGCAAGCCCTATTTCATCGACTATCGCGAGCGTGCGCCGCTGGCTGCGACGCGCAACATGTTTCTCGACGATCAGGGCAATGTCATCAAGGGCAAGAGCCTTTTCGGCTATTACGCAGCGGGTGTGCCAGGAACCGTGGCAGGCATGTGGGAAGCACAGCATCGTTTCGGCAAGCTGAAATGGAAGCAGGTTCTGGCGCCCGCCATCAAATATGCGCGTGACGGTTTCGAAGTCGACGAGCAGCTTGCGAAGCGCCGCGAAGACGCCGAGAAGGACTTCGAAGGCAAGACGAATTTCGACACCTATTTCGGCAATCTGAAACAGGGTGTCAATTTCAAGCAGCCGGATCTCGCCGCTGTGCTCACGCGCATCGCGAATCAGGGCGCGCGCGAGTTCTATAACGGCAAGACGGCCGATCTGATCGCGGCGTCGATGAAGGGTCACGGCCTCATCACGAAGCGCGATCTGCAGGACTACCGGGCTGTGTGGCGTCAGCCCATTCAGGCGAGCTGGAACGGTTATCGCGTGATCACCGCGCCGCCGCCGAGTTCGGGCGGCATTGGCCTCGTGCAATTGCTGAAGATGAAGGCGGACCTGAAGAGCGACTTCACCAATGTCGATCTCAACTCGCCGCAGTACATTCACCTGATATCGGAAATCGAAAAGCGCGTCTTTGCCGATCGCGCGCAGTACCTGGGCGACCCGGACTTCTATAAGGTACCCGTCGCACAACTGACGGACGACGCCTACATTGCGAAGCGCGCGGCCGAAGTGAATCCGAACACGCCGTCGGACACGAAGAGCGTGCAACCGGGACTCGGCACGTCGATGCCCGAGAAGGCGGAGACGACGCATTTCTCGGTGGTCGACAAGTGGGGCAATGCCGTGTCGAATACATACACGATCAACGGCTATTTCGGTTCCGGCGTCGTTGCGGAAGGCACGGGCATCGTGCTGAACGACGAGATGGACGACTTCGCATCGAAGCCCGGCGTGCCGAACATGTTCGGCGTGGTGGGCAGCGACGCGAACTCGATCGAGCCGAAGAAGCGCCCGTTGTCGTCGATGTCGCCGACCATTCTGACGAAGGACGGCAAGGTTTCGCTAGTGATCGGCACGCCGGGCGGATCACGGATCTTCACGTCGATCTTCCAGGTGGTCAACAACGTGTACGACTTCAACATGCCGTTGAAAGACGCCGTTAGCGCGATGCGTTTCCACCATCAACTGTTGCCGCCGAACACGATCTTCTGGGAGCCGTATGCGCCTATCGAAGGCGACCTCGCCAAGCAGGTCGAAGCGAAGGGCTATACGCTGAAGCCGCAGGACTTCAACGGCGACATTCAGGCGATCAAGATCAACGGCGAGCAGCCGGAGGCCGTATCCGATCCGCGCGGACGCGGCGTGTCGCGTGTGATACCGTAA